One window from the genome of Streptomyces cadmiisoli encodes:
- a CDS encoding MMPL family transporter, whose product MTEVNTPPPTPHPGGWTRFVTARPRLSLLAALVLTVLAVLAGGSVGDRLGSGGWEDPGAESTYATRALEREFPDSQPNLLLLVDAGRASVDDPAVAGEARRLTERLAGEEGVVGVGSYWRSGSPALRSEDGRRALIAARITGDEKTAGETLERIAPSLRGTQGPVEVEIGGLVAVRHEMQKIIQEDLTRAELIALPVTLVLLVTVFGSAVAALLPLGIGIVAILGTNAVLRGLTEFTDVSVFALNLTTALGLGLAIDYALFIVRRFREELSAGAEPVAAVGITLRTAGRTVLFSALTVAVSLAAMLVFPQYFLRSFAYAGIAVVLLAAAAALILLPAALVLLGHRVNSLDLRRLFRRGRVPEPTTGADGRNWGRAAVLVMRRAPFFAGGTTAVLLLLGLPFLGVRFGTADDRQLPVSAESHVVQQQIRDGFPGSPGGGLEILAEGRATEAQYADYKERIAGLPDVLRVEGPLVHGDTAYFTVLPEGEAVDRPAQRLVDELRAAQAPFDTHVTGTAAALVDSKDAMAERLPWALAFIAVVTLILVFLLTGSVLIPLQAVILNALSLTAMFGAVVWVFQDGHLSGLLDFTSTGSIETTLPVLMFCVAFGLSMDYGVFLLSRIKEEYDRTGVHEQSVRHGLERTGGLITAAAVILAVVMIAIGTSRVTNTKMLGLGIALAVLMDAMVVRSLLVPAVMRLTGRATWWAPAPLRRLHTRFGLGEGEPSSTNAGAAGQEERARQDKVAAGR is encoded by the coding sequence ATGACCGAAGTCAACACACCGCCGCCAACACCACACCCGGGCGGCTGGACGCGCTTCGTGACGGCCCGGCCGCGCCTGTCGCTGCTCGCGGCCCTGGTGCTGACCGTCCTCGCCGTGCTGGCCGGCGGTTCGGTGGGCGACCGGCTGGGCAGCGGCGGCTGGGAGGACCCCGGCGCCGAGTCCACGTACGCGACCCGGGCCCTGGAGCGGGAGTTCCCCGACTCCCAGCCGAATCTGCTGCTGCTCGTCGACGCGGGCCGCGCCTCGGTGGACGACCCGGCCGTCGCCGGCGAGGCGCGTCGGCTCACCGAGCGGCTGGCCGGCGAGGAGGGCGTCGTGGGCGTGGGGTCCTACTGGCGGTCCGGGTCGCCCGCCCTGCGCTCCGAGGACGGCCGCCGAGCGCTGATCGCCGCCCGCATCACGGGTGACGAGAAGACCGCGGGAGAGACCCTGGAGCGCATCGCGCCCTCCCTGCGCGGCACACAGGGTCCGGTGGAGGTCGAGATCGGCGGCCTGGTCGCGGTGCGGCACGAGATGCAGAAGATCATCCAGGAGGACCTGACCCGGGCCGAGCTGATCGCCCTGCCGGTCACGCTGGTGCTGCTGGTGACGGTCTTCGGCAGCGCGGTGGCCGCCCTGCTGCCGCTGGGCATCGGCATCGTCGCGATCCTGGGCACCAACGCGGTGCTGCGCGGCCTCACGGAGTTCACCGACGTCTCGGTCTTCGCGCTGAACCTCACCACGGCCCTGGGCCTCGGCCTCGCCATCGACTACGCCCTGTTCATCGTCCGCCGCTTCCGCGAGGAGCTGTCCGCCGGCGCCGAACCGGTCGCCGCCGTGGGCATCACCCTGCGCACGGCCGGCCGCACCGTCCTGTTCTCCGCCCTGACGGTCGCGGTCTCGCTCGCCGCGATGCTGGTCTTCCCGCAGTACTTCCTGCGGTCCTTCGCCTACGCGGGCATCGCCGTGGTCCTGCTCGCCGCGGCGGCGGCGCTTATCCTGCTCCCCGCGGCCCTCGTGCTGCTCGGCCACCGGGTCAATTCCCTCGATCTGCGGCGGCTGTTCCGCCGCGGCCGCGTGCCGGAGCCGACGACCGGCGCGGACGGCCGGAACTGGGGCCGGGCGGCGGTGCTCGTGATGCGCAGGGCCCCGTTCTTCGCCGGGGGCACGACGGCGGTTCTGCTGCTGCTCGGACTGCCCTTCCTGGGAGTGCGGTTCGGCACGGCGGACGACCGCCAGCTCCCCGTGAGCGCCGAGTCCCATGTGGTGCAGCAGCAGATCCGGGACGGCTTCCCGGGCAGCCCCGGCGGCGGCCTGGAGATCCTGGCCGAGGGCCGCGCCACCGAGGCGCAGTACGCGGACTACAAGGAGCGGATCGCCGGGCTGCCGGACGTGCTGCGCGTGGAGGGTCCGCTGGTGCACGGCGACACGGCGTACTTCACCGTCCTGCCCGAGGGCGAGGCGGTCGACCGACCGGCCCAGCGCCTGGTGGACGAACTGCGGGCGGCGCAGGCACCGTTCGACACCCATGTGACCGGCACGGCGGCCGCGCTGGTCGACTCCAAGGACGCGATGGCCGAACGCCTGCCGTGGGCACTGGCGTTCATCGCGGTCGTCACCCTGATCCTGGTCTTCCTGCTCACCGGAAGCGTGCTGATCCCGCTGCAGGCGGTGATCCTCAACGCCCTCAGCCTGACCGCCATGTTCGGCGCGGTCGTCTGGGTCTTCCAGGACGGCCACCTCTCCGGCCTGCTCGACTTCACCAGCACCGGCTCGATCGAGACGACCCTGCCCGTCCTGATGTTCTGCGTCGCCTTCGGCCTGTCCATGGACTACGGCGTGTTCCTGCTCTCCCGCATCAAGGAGGAGTACGACCGCACCGGCGTCCACGAGCAGTCGGTCCGCCACGGTCTGGAGCGCACCGGCGGTCTGATCACGGCGGCGGCGGTCATCCTCGCGGTCGTGATGATCGCGATCGGCACGTCCCGGGTGACCAATACCAAGATGCTCGGTCTGGGGATCGCGCTGGCCGTGCTGATGGACGCCATGGTCGTGCGCAGCCTGCTGGTCCCCGCGGTGATGCGTCTGACCGGCCGCGCCACCTGGTGGGCCCCGGCGCCGCTGCGCCGCCTGCACACACGGTTCGGACTCGGTGAGGGCGAGCCTTCCTCGACGAACGCGGGAGCGGCCGGGCAGGAGGAGCGGGCGCGGCAGGACAAGGTGGCGGCCGGGCGTTAG
- a CDS encoding Cgl0159 family (beta/alpha)8-fold protein gives MTVDVADLVRTRTRHPEAIAEAAARRVRRSLLGESGRLMIIAADHPARGALGVGDRKLAMANRAELLERLCIALGRPGVDGVLATADILDDLLLLGVLDHKIVMGSMNRGGLQGASFELDDRFTGHRAEDIRRLGFDAGKLLLRIDYDDAGSLNTLESTARAIDDMAERRLPVFVEPFISRRDAGGRLRNDLSAEAVTKSIAIASGLGGSSAYTWLKVPVTENPDDMARVMETTTLPAVLLGGDVGGSAAAQAGAYEKWRGALQLPTVRGLVVGRSLLYPADGDVAAAVDTAVGLL, from the coding sequence ATGACCGTCGACGTCGCGGACCTCGTCCGCACCCGTACCCGGCACCCCGAGGCGATCGCCGAGGCTGCCGCCCGCCGTGTCCGCCGGTCCCTGCTCGGTGAGAGCGGACGGCTGATGATCATCGCCGCCGATCACCCGGCGCGCGGCGCCCTCGGCGTCGGCGACCGCAAACTGGCCATGGCCAACCGGGCCGAACTGCTGGAACGCCTCTGCATCGCCCTCGGCAGACCCGGCGTCGACGGCGTCCTCGCCACCGCCGACATCCTCGACGACCTGCTGCTGCTCGGTGTCCTCGACCACAAGATCGTCATGGGCTCGATGAACCGCGGCGGGCTCCAGGGCGCCAGTTTCGAACTCGACGACCGCTTCACCGGCCACCGCGCCGAGGACATCCGGCGCCTCGGCTTCGACGCGGGCAAGCTGCTGCTGCGCATCGACTACGACGACGCGGGCTCACTGAACACGCTGGAGTCCACCGCCCGCGCCATCGACGACATGGCGGAGCGCCGGCTGCCCGTCTTCGTCGAGCCGTTCATCTCCCGCCGCGACGCCGGCGGGCGGCTGCGCAACGACCTGTCCGCGGAGGCGGTCACGAAGTCCATCGCCATCGCGTCGGGCCTCGGCGGGAGTTCGGCGTACACCTGGCTGAAGGTGCCCGTCACCGAGAACCCAGACGACATGGCGCGGGTCATGGAGACGACGACCCTGCCCGCCGTGCTCCTCGGCGGCGACGTCGGCGGCTCCGCCGCGGCGCAGGCCGGCGCGTACGAGAAGTGGCGCGGCGCGCTGCAACTGCCCACCGTGCGCGGACTGGTGGTCGGGCGTTCGCTGCTCTACCCGGCGGACGGCGACGTGGCCGCCGCCGTGGACACCGCCGTAGGACTGCTGTGA
- the iolD gene encoding 3D-(3,5/4)-trihydroxycyclohexane-1,2-dione acylhydrolase (decyclizing), with amino-acid sequence MTTSTTRLTVAQALVRFLAAQYTERDGERHRLIDATWGIFGHGNVAGIGQALVEYADVMPFHQGRNEQAMVHAAVGYARQSNRLSAHAVTTSIGPGATNLVTGAALATINHLPVLLLPGDIFATRPADPVLQQLEVPYAGDVSVNDTLRPVSRYFDRISRPEALIPAALQAMRVLTDPVETGAVTLALPQDVQAEAYDWPEDFFAERTWSVRRPGADPIELTEAVRAIRQAERPLLIAGGGVHHSRAEAALAEFAEATGIPVASTQAGKGSLPHDHPQDVGGVGHTGTATADELARAADLVIGVGTRYTDFTTASGTLFEDPGVRFLNLNIAPYDGHKLAGRALIADARSGLSELTEALRMHDHRVPPAYVARYTEGKERWERRVDACWAADDPEARPTQLQVLGALDALVDGSDIVINAAGSLPGDLHKLWRARSRDQYHLEYGYSCMGYEIPAAIGVRLAAPDRPVWALVGDGTYLMMPTEIVTAVQEGVAIKMLLVQNHGYASIGGLSEETGGERFGTAYRYRNDDGAFAGAPLPVDLAANAESLGMRVLRARTVADLRAALAEARAADTPTCVYVETETADTVSGAPAAQAWWDVPVAQTATRASAVKARELYERHVSSRRRHL; translated from the coding sequence ATGACGACCTCGACCACGCGGCTGACGGTCGCGCAGGCGCTGGTGCGCTTCCTGGCCGCGCAGTACACCGAACGGGACGGCGAACGGCACCGGCTCATCGACGCCACCTGGGGCATCTTCGGCCACGGCAACGTCGCCGGGATCGGCCAGGCGCTCGTCGAGTACGCGGACGTCATGCCGTTCCACCAGGGCCGCAACGAACAGGCCATGGTGCACGCGGCGGTCGGCTACGCCCGCCAGTCCAACCGCCTGTCCGCGCACGCCGTGACCACCTCCATCGGCCCCGGCGCGACCAACCTCGTCACCGGCGCCGCCCTTGCCACCATCAACCACCTGCCGGTGCTCCTGCTGCCCGGCGACATCTTCGCCACCCGCCCGGCCGACCCGGTCCTCCAGCAGCTGGAGGTGCCGTACGCGGGCGACGTGTCGGTCAACGACACCCTGCGCCCGGTGTCGAGGTACTTCGACCGGATCAGCCGCCCCGAGGCCCTGATCCCGGCGGCGCTCCAGGCCATGCGGGTGCTCACCGACCCGGTCGAGACCGGCGCGGTGACGCTGGCGCTGCCCCAGGACGTGCAGGCCGAGGCGTACGACTGGCCGGAGGACTTCTTCGCGGAGCGGACCTGGTCCGTGCGCCGGCCGGGCGCCGACCCGATCGAGCTGACCGAGGCCGTACGGGCGATCAGGCAGGCCGAGCGGCCGCTGCTGATCGCCGGCGGCGGTGTCCACCACAGCCGCGCCGAGGCCGCCCTCGCCGAGTTCGCCGAGGCCACCGGCATCCCCGTCGCCTCCACCCAGGCCGGCAAGGGCTCCCTGCCCCACGACCACCCCCAGGACGTCGGCGGCGTCGGCCACACGGGCACCGCCACCGCCGACGAACTGGCCCGTGCCGCGGACCTGGTCATCGGCGTCGGCACCCGCTACACCGACTTCACCACCGCCTCCGGCACCCTCTTCGAGGACCCCGGGGTCCGCTTCCTCAACCTCAACATCGCGCCGTACGACGGCCACAAGCTGGCCGGCCGGGCCCTGATCGCGGACGCCCGCAGCGGCCTGTCGGAGCTGACCGAGGCGCTGCGGATGCACGACCACCGGGTGCCGCCCGCGTACGTCGCCCGGTACACCGAGGGCAAGGAGCGCTGGGAGCGGCGCGTCGACGCCTGCTGGGCGGCCGACGATCCGGAGGCACGGCCGACCCAGCTCCAGGTGCTCGGCGCGCTGGACGCGCTGGTCGACGGATCGGACATCGTCATCAACGCGGCCGGCTCCCTCCCCGGTGACCTGCACAAGCTGTGGCGGGCCCGGTCGCGGGACCAGTACCACCTGGAGTACGGCTACTCGTGCATGGGCTACGAGATCCCGGCCGCCATCGGGGTGAGGCTGGCCGCGCCCGACCGTCCGGTGTGGGCGCTGGTCGGCGACGGCACGTACCTGATGATGCCGACGGAGATCGTGACGGCCGTGCAGGAGGGTGTCGCGATCAAGATGCTGCTGGTGCAGAACCACGGATACGCCTCCATCGGAGGCCTGTCGGAGGAAACGGGCGGTGAGCGCTTCGGCACCGCCTACCGCTACCGCAACGACGACGGAGCCTTCGCCGGCGCCCCGCTCCCCGTCGACCTGGCCGCCAACGCCGAGAGCCTCGGCATGCGGGTGCTGCGCGCACGGACCGTAGCGGACCTGCGCGCCGCGCTCGCCGAGGCACGGGCGGCCGACACTCCCACATGTGTCTACGTCGAGACCGAAACGGCAGACACAGTGTCGGGCGCGCCCGCCGCCCAGGCCTGGTGGGATGTACCTGTGGCCCAGACCGCGACCCGGGCGTCCGCGGTCAAGGCCCGTGAGCTGTACGAACGGCACGTCTCGAGCCGGCGCCGCCATCTGTGA
- a CDS encoding GNAT family N-acetyltransferase, giving the protein MDFSVKPVLTGEKVVLRPFTEDDAEAVWEILHDPEVVRFTFEPSTEITREGLRAWYGSRAGQSDRLDLAVTDRHTGEPVGEVVLNEWNPEARSCNFRTLIGPRGRGRGLGTEATRLIVGHGFEQLGLHRIELAAYGTNHRALRVYEKVGFVREGVRREAAWRDGEWVDEVLMAVLDREWAGHRGSVRVSPTAR; this is encoded by the coding sequence ATGGACTTCTCCGTCAAGCCCGTACTGACCGGCGAGAAAGTGGTGCTGCGGCCGTTCACCGAGGACGACGCGGAGGCCGTGTGGGAGATCCTCCACGACCCCGAGGTCGTCCGCTTCACCTTCGAACCGTCCACCGAGATCACCCGGGAGGGACTGCGTGCCTGGTACGGCTCCCGGGCCGGTCAGTCCGACCGGCTCGACCTCGCCGTGACCGACCGGCACACCGGCGAACCGGTCGGGGAGGTCGTCCTCAACGAGTGGAATCCCGAGGCCCGCTCCTGCAACTTCCGCACGCTGATCGGGCCGCGGGGCCGCGGCCGGGGCCTGGGCACGGAGGCGACCCGGCTCATCGTCGGCCACGGCTTCGAGCAACTCGGCCTCCACCGGATCGAGTTGGCCGCCTACGGCACCAACCACCGCGCCCTGCGCGTCTACGAGAAGGTCGGCTTCGTGCGCGAGGGCGTACGGCGGGAGGCCGCGTGGCGGGACGGGGAGTGGGTCGACGAGGTGCTGATGGCCGTGCTCGACCGGGAGTGGGCCGGCCACCGGGGCTCCGTCCGAGTCAGCCCCACGGCTCGATGA
- the iolB gene encoding 5-deoxy-glucuronate isomerase → MSNELHVPRGSTAGAGHVLDIDPKRAGWTYSSLRVVELAAGGTHTFTTGDSEWIVLPLQGGCTVHVTGEVFTLLGREGVFAGTTDFAYLPRDARAQISSGAGGRFALAGAKCERRLPARYGPAPEVPVEERGSGNCARKVRNFASADAFVCDRLIAVEVITPGGNWSSYPPHKHDEHRPGEEAELEEIYYFEIDGPNGFGYQRVSPSRDGGADLLAEVRSGDAVLVPDGWHGPSVAQPGHDMYYLNVMAGPGETREWRICFHPDHVESTGVYR, encoded by the coding sequence ATGAGCAACGAGTTGCACGTTCCGAGGGGCTCCACCGCCGGCGCCGGCCATGTGCTCGACATCGACCCGAAGCGGGCCGGCTGGACGTACAGCAGCCTGCGCGTCGTCGAGCTCGCGGCGGGCGGTACGCATACCTTCACCACGGGGGACAGCGAGTGGATCGTGCTGCCCCTGCAAGGTGGTTGCACCGTGCACGTGACGGGTGAGGTGTTCACCCTCCTGGGCCGGGAGGGCGTGTTCGCGGGGACGACCGACTTTGCGTACCTGCCCCGTGACGCCCGGGCACAGATCTCCTCCGGCGCGGGAGGCCGCTTCGCCCTGGCAGGAGCGAAGTGCGAGCGACGACTCCCCGCCCGCTACGGCCCCGCGCCGGAGGTCCCCGTGGAAGAACGCGGCAGCGGCAACTGCGCCCGCAAGGTGCGCAACTTCGCCTCCGCCGACGCCTTCGTCTGCGACCGGCTCATCGCCGTCGAGGTCATCACCCCCGGCGGCAACTGGTCCTCCTACCCGCCGCACAAGCACGACGAGCACCGGCCGGGCGAGGAGGCCGAGCTGGAGGAGATCTACTACTTCGAGATCGACGGCCCGAACGGCTTCGGCTACCAGCGCGTGTCGCCCTCCCGGGACGGCGGGGCGGATCTGCTGGCCGAGGTCCGCTCCGGCGACGCCGTCCTCGTCCCGGACGGATGGCACGGCCCGTCCGTCGCCCAGCCCGGCCACGACATGTACTACCTGAACGTCATGGCGGGACCCGGCGAGACACGGGAGTGGCGGATCTGTTTCCACCCCGACCACGTAGAAAGCACAGGGGTTTACCGATGA
- a CDS encoding zinc-dependent alcohol dehydrogenase family protein codes for MRAVVFERFGEPAEVREVADPRPAEHGVVVRVEATGLCRSDWHAWQGHDPDITLPHVPGHELAGVVEAVGARVADWRPGDRVTVPFVCACGTCPACAAGDQQVCERQTQPGFTHWGSFAEYVALDHADVNLVAVPDGMTSATAASLGCRFATAFRAVVRQGRVAAGEWVAVHGCGGVGLSAVMIAAAAGARVVAVDVSPRALELARKFGAAECFDAGRAQDTAAAVRELTGGGAHLSLDALGSPATCAASVDGLRRRGRHVQVGLLPSATGTTPVPMARVIALELEVLGSHGMAAHTYPPMLELVRAGTLRPDLLVTSTLPLAAAPDALAALGDAPGAGVTVIEPWG; via the coding sequence ATGCGGGCTGTGGTGTTCGAGCGGTTCGGGGAGCCGGCCGAGGTGCGGGAGGTGGCCGACCCGCGGCCCGCGGAGCACGGCGTGGTGGTGCGGGTCGAGGCCACCGGGTTGTGCCGCAGCGACTGGCACGCCTGGCAGGGGCACGATCCGGACATCACGCTGCCGCACGTCCCCGGTCATGAACTCGCCGGTGTGGTGGAGGCGGTCGGCGCCCGGGTGGCCGACTGGCGGCCCGGCGACCGGGTCACCGTGCCGTTCGTCTGCGCCTGCGGCACCTGCCCGGCGTGTGCGGCCGGCGACCAGCAGGTGTGCGAGCGGCAGACGCAGCCCGGCTTCACGCACTGGGGCTCGTTCGCCGAGTACGTGGCGCTGGACCACGCCGATGTGAACCTGGTCGCCGTCCCGGACGGCATGACCTCCGCGACGGCGGCCTCGCTCGGATGCCGGTTCGCCACGGCGTTCCGCGCGGTCGTGCGGCAGGGCCGGGTGGCGGCCGGAGAGTGGGTCGCCGTGCACGGCTGCGGGGGAGTCGGTCTGTCGGCGGTGATGATCGCCGCGGCGGCGGGTGCGCGCGTCGTCGCCGTGGACGTGTCACCGCGGGCACTGGAGCTGGCCCGGAAGTTCGGCGCGGCGGAGTGTTTCGACGCGGGCCGGGCGCAGGACACCGCGGCGGCGGTCCGGGAGCTGACCGGCGGCGGCGCGCATCTGTCGCTGGACGCCCTGGGTTCCCCGGCCACCTGCGCCGCGTCCGTGGACGGCCTGCGCCGCCGCGGACGCCACGTCCAGGTCGGCCTGCTGCCCTCGGCCACGGGCACCACGCCCGTCCCCATGGCCCGTGTCATCGCGCTGGAACTCGAAGTCCTCGGCAGCCACGGCATGGCCGCCCACACCTACCCGCCGATGCTGGAGCTGGTGCGGGCGGGCACCCTCCGCCCCGACCTCCTGGTGACCTCCACCCTCCCTTTGGCGGCGGCCCCGGACGCGCTGGCGGCGCTGGGTGACGCGCCCGGCGCGGGCGTGACGGTCATCGAGCCGTGGGGCTGA
- the iolC gene encoding 5-dehydro-2-deoxygluconokinase gives MAYDLITMGRIGVDLYPLQTGVPLPQVSSFGKFLGGSATNVAVAAARLGRRTAVITRTGDDPFGTYLHEALRDFGVDDRWVTPVPGLPTPVTFCEVFPPDDFPLYFYRQPKAPDLEIDAHELDLDAIGETGIFWVTGTGLSEEPSRTATLAALAHRAKSGTTVFDLDWRPMFWSDPDAARPFYAEALRHTTVAVGNLDEVEVATGVREPHAAARALLDAGVELAVVKQGPKGVLAVSASGESAEVPPLPVTVLNGLGAGDAFGGSLCHGLLAGWDLERIMRHANAAGAIVASRLECSSAMPTPQEVAQALAAGAVTASTAAAPTPVRPTGDDR, from the coding sequence ATGGCGTACGACCTCATCACGATGGGGCGGATCGGAGTGGACCTGTATCCGCTCCAGACCGGCGTCCCGCTCCCACAGGTGTCGTCCTTCGGGAAGTTCCTCGGCGGCTCGGCGACCAATGTCGCGGTCGCGGCGGCCCGTCTGGGCCGGCGCACGGCGGTGATCACCCGCACCGGCGACGACCCGTTCGGCACCTATCTGCACGAGGCGCTGCGCGACTTCGGCGTCGACGACCGCTGGGTCACGCCCGTGCCCGGGCTGCCCACCCCGGTCACCTTCTGCGAGGTGTTCCCGCCGGACGACTTCCCGCTGTACTTCTACCGGCAGCCCAAGGCCCCCGACCTGGAGATCGACGCCCACGAGCTCGACCTCGACGCCATCGGGGAGACCGGCATCTTCTGGGTGACGGGCACCGGCCTGAGCGAGGAGCCCAGCCGTACGGCGACCCTCGCCGCCCTCGCCCACCGGGCGAAGTCCGGTACGACGGTCTTCGACCTGGACTGGCGCCCCATGTTCTGGTCCGACCCCGACGCGGCCCGGCCCTTCTACGCCGAGGCCCTGCGGCACACCACCGTGGCCGTCGGCAACCTCGACGAGGTGGAGGTCGCCACCGGCGTCCGCGAACCGCACGCCGCCGCCCGCGCCCTGCTCGACGCCGGAGTCGAACTGGCCGTGGTCAAGCAGGGCCCGAAGGGCGTCCTCGCGGTGTCCGCGAGCGGCGAGTCCGCCGAGGTCCCCCCGCTCCCGGTCACCGTCCTCAACGGCCTGGGCGCCGGTGACGCGTTCGGCGGCTCCCTCTGCCACGGACTGCTCGCCGGCTGGGACCTGGAGAGGATCATGCGGCACGCCAACGCCGCCGGCGCCATCGTCGCCTCCCGGCTGGAGTGCTCCTCCGCGATGCCGACCCCGCAGGAGGTCGCGCAGGCCCTCGCCGCCGGCGCCGTGACCGCCTCGACGGCCGCCGCGCCCACCCCGGTCCGGCCCACGGGAGACGACCGATGA
- a CDS encoding helix-turn-helix transcriptional regulator: protein MTDRRLWSYKEIAAHIRVQPDTVRSYRKHGLLPPPDHVEGGKPYWYADTVRAWVASRPGNRGRRTE from the coding sequence ATGACCGACCGAAGGCTCTGGTCGTACAAGGAGATCGCGGCACACATCCGGGTCCAGCCGGACACCGTGCGGTCGTACCGCAAGCACGGACTGCTGCCGCCACCGGATCACGTGGAGGGCGGGAAGCCCTACTGGTACGCCGACACGGTCCGCGCCTGGGTGGCCTCCCGGCCGGGCAACCGGGGCCGCAGAACGGAGTGA
- a CDS encoding TetR/AcrR family transcriptional regulator: MPENTEKAESEPKADTRPRRRQARGERRIAQLLEAAASVFCSSGYTAASTNAIAREAGVSPGTLYQFFPNKEAIAIELGDRLMHEMRETYGEALGPVDPATPLEEAVEAAVDRFIDFNCRHPVFFALMHGPDIPGRMAEAHEALHTTLLERIQTRLASVLPDVPAADLARITEVCLGLYMAGLELVLTHEGAEREAYVRELKNVLVRYLAPLAAPPA; encoded by the coding sequence GTGCCCGAGAACACCGAGAAGGCCGAGTCGGAGCCGAAGGCGGACACCAGACCCCGCCGCCGCCAGGCGCGCGGCGAACGCCGGATCGCCCAGCTGCTCGAAGCCGCCGCTTCCGTGTTCTGCTCCTCCGGGTACACGGCCGCCAGCACCAACGCCATCGCACGCGAGGCGGGCGTGTCGCCCGGCACGCTGTACCAGTTCTTCCCGAACAAGGAAGCGATCGCGATCGAGCTGGGCGACCGCCTCATGCACGAGATGCGGGAGACCTACGGCGAGGCGCTCGGCCCCGTGGATCCCGCGACGCCGCTGGAGGAGGCCGTGGAGGCGGCCGTCGACCGCTTCATCGACTTCAACTGCCGGCACCCGGTCTTCTTCGCGCTGATGCACGGCCCCGACATCCCGGGCCGGATGGCCGAGGCGCACGAGGCACTGCACACGACGCTGCTGGAGCGCATCCAGACCCGGCTCGCCTCGGTGCTGCCCGACGTACCCGCGGCCGACCTCGCCCGCATCACGGAGGTCTGCCTGGGTCTCTACATGGCGGGCCTGGAGCTGGTCCTCACCCACGAGGGCGCCGAGCGCGAGGCCTATGTCCGGGAACTCAAGAACGTCCTGGTCCGCTACCTCGCGCCGCTGGCCGCGCCGCCCGCCTGA